The segment ACCTCTGATGTGGAAGAAAAAGGAAGTAAACTGGTTTGCATTAATCTGGTGGCGTTCGGAAACCGAGAATGGAGTTACTCTATGCCTGGAACAGAAGGAATCGTTGGGGTTGTTGCATCGGATAAAATCGTTGTTGTGGCGACAGATACTCGACTACTTCGAATATTCACAGTTAGAGGTACTCAACGAGAAATTATATCCGTTCCGGGGCCGCTTGTCTCGATGGCAGCCTTTGGAGATCACGTTTTGGTGGCATATCATCGCTCCCCGCCCAATGAAGACCAGCAGATCAATTTGATGCTAATAACGTGTGTCAAATTCAAATTACGCTGCCGTGACATTCCAGTGCCGCTGTCCCCTCGATCAGAAATCCGTTGGCTGGGTTACTCAGACAAGGGCTCACCCGTGGTTTATGATTCTGCCGGCATTATGCGTTTGTATCACGCATCAGCCAATTTCTGGTTTCCCATATTGGATGCCGAGCAGCACAGAGTTGGCGCATCGGACAGTCTCTTTATCGTAAAAGTATCTGAATCGGCACAGCAGGCTCAATTGATTGTATGTCGTGGGGCTAAATTCCCGCTGACCAACCCGAGACCCATTCCAATGAACGCCAACTTCCAGCATCCGATGTGCGAGATGGATTCCGAGAAGGGGACTCTGGAGGATGAGCTAGTTCGAAGCATTTACCTTAAAGGTGATGAAGCTGATAAAATTCTTAAGGAAACTGCAGTCAAGCTGTTTGCTGTAAGTGCCATGCCACTTTTTGGAATTGATTTGTAAtgtaaataaattttgttttagcttgCATGTCGCTCGGAAATGGAACAACGAGCGAAGGAGTTGATTGAAACTATCGGATCGAGCCAGCTGATTCCAATTGTGATCAAATATGCAAGCAAAATTAAACGGTTCCACTTGGCGGATAGTTTGGCTCCATTGCTGCCGACCTTCCAAGAACAGGTGAGTGATTAGTTTCATAAAGTTAATGCATTTTTATTAACCAGTGCAATTGGATTACTGTCTTCTGAAAGCAAAACCACCTTTACCGGTTTATTTCTGAAACATTTCGTCGATTTTCCCCtcggaaataaaaataaaacagttctgTCGATAAAGTAGAGCATTTGAAATGCTATGGTGGAGTGATGAATTGTCGGCACTGAAAGGGGAACTCCAATTCATTCGCCAATTTAACTAACTTTATTCTATTTGAAAATGGCACTGTTTCAACTTAGAACTACGTTTTGGCttactatattggggtgcatttTAGAAGTACGAAAACTGAActtgtaacgaaaagtggttatgtttTGCACGCTTACAACTCAGCCATTTTTCCATGGATTTAAGAGATATTTGCTCTAATCGATCAGAAATTGTGGTTGATATAgagaatataacaaaaaaattatcgaGTAACTATtgaaataaacataaacatcgGGCACTGGCAAGAATGAATGAATCAGCTAATCACATGTAAACACGGTTTTACTTTCAGGCCCGGTTTGATAATCTTGTATAGGTACCTGTGATCTAATTTACTTCGATTCtaggaaaaaatgacagaatttttaCTTCCCAACTGGTTGGGAATTGTTTATTTCGATAAAAGCTAGACAAATGTAATGGCTTGCAGATatataaaattttgtaaaagtgcAAAATTATCTCTCCCCTTCGATGGattttatcatttgaacattgaACCTTGATGAATCCCTGAAAGTAAAGCACAACCATCTCTTccattcaaccgattttatcgatATACTCTAagaatttgtttaaaaatgatGTCTTGTACGGAAACATGGTGACGTGATGCAGAGATTTTCAGTGTAGAGTAGAACGGATCACGATTTTTGTCAAACCGAGAAGGGAATCTCCCTTGACGTTTAAGGCCGTTGTGAGATTATTGCccttttatcatttttcaacgattttttgtcactttttggaCTCGTGGCATTTTTGGTGGCTTTTGATGGCATCTGTAGTCTTTTCTGGCCtttttagtcatctttttatTGCCTCTTTATCACCATTTTTGCATCTATTTAAAGTCGTTTGGTCATTTCTTGTCTGTCTTTCATtgtattttgtcgtttttcgtttttgagtTTTCGCCGCCTCTTCGTCGCGTAtttactgtcttttcgtcgttattTTGGCGTCGTTTCATCATCTTATTGTTTTTTCGACGCCTTTTCGCCGTCTTATTTAtattagaccaacctcgtgtttttagtcttgaccttgaaatacggtcaagcatatatattaatattttttgaaacggtggttctacaattctggcattagttttcagaaagtcgcataatgcatgcaaaagggttgattatgcgaccttttgaaaactaaagttagAATTTATTAAGGGACTGTAgcggaaagtaatgaaattttttttctgctcggtcggtggtttctacagtagacggtggaagaggcacaatttgtgtctaaaaataacccaaccagatacgtcgctaccttaataagggggttatGCAGTCTTCTTTTGTGCAGGgactctgtggttcaaaggtacatgggtgttgtgggtttgaaTCAGACTATAATTTCAGATTATAGCTTAgttcgatccatgcaccttccagcattggacaaaaggtagaagtcacaacgactacttgttaagcttAGCTATTAATAACATATTTGGGGGACTCCGGGAACTCCTAGagaagtcaataacacaatgtggaTATACCacattaataaaataataattgatAATAAAACCATGTCTAAGTACTAAATTTGTGTTACatggatctattttaaaagttttagtatGATTTAAGATGTCGTAgaatgagtttttgttcatgttcgaaactggtcatttcctaggctgccgtgaatcgcatatcagtcccattttctatagagtttcctatataaatgggactgttatgcgattcacggcagtaggagttcccggagtcccccaaacatgtccaaATATAATCAAAACTGACCGTAGATAGCAGATttagcttccattgatctagttattgaattctagaatGATATAAGGTATCgcacgataaatttttgttcaaaGACCAAACTGGTCTCTTGTCTGGgtgtccccggaacttgtccagatataaccaacgtggtgctaggtaggtAATactggctgtgatttacgttcattttggaagtgtcattgaagatttttatttactttatatgaggaATCTGCCCCTTAAAACCTAAAAAAGTCGTAACTCCAAAATTTgcctgattttttcaaaaattgactcagaGGTGCAGGATATCCTATGGCAATATGCATATGGTAATaaaaaccaactggcatttggactttttttattttttaataaggccattacaaatatttaaaaaagtttttgtccctgtgttgggccactgaagggggcggggcgaaaaaaaacaaagagaattttttaatcgagtaaaaaaaaaaaatggattttaggcatttttacttaaagtttaaacgtgaaaatcaaatctattcttgattttaataaatacgttattttccatgcaaaaatctacgaacaagaagacaaaaacgaatgaaaatttttttgaccaagtttcggaaattccactgtttgaacaaATGGAAGTTCGTACTAGAACGTACTATTTcgtactagaagcgttaactcaactcgtacgctcatttttcgagtttttcaggctgtagccTGAAGCTGAGTAAACACCCTGTTAGATGAACCGTGAGCACCGTGAGTCATCTTACGAACACACAATCCATATATGTACCCTAAGCTACAAATAAACACACGAACTTGTTTTTTACTTGTTCTTCTTTTTCATAATGCGTTCGAGCTGCTATTATTGGTCTCTTTATTCGCTGCCCTCCATCACCTTCGATAGCTCAGTTGGTAGAGCGGTGGACTGTAGATGTTGAAAGTTAAGCAAAAGGCAGTAATCCATAGGTCactggttcaaatccggttcgaaggattgtgatttttttttattctattttttcaaCTCAACTTTTTGTTACCTGTACCATAGGAAAAAGAGGAAGAGAAACAGGAGCTGGAGGCGGCACGGGAGAATGCTGCTATGGTCAGTGAGCTGGAACATATCAACGTCGAGGCGGTAACTAAGAAAGACATTACACCGAAAATTGTAAGTAgtttttttgattgattagttgatttaaatttttgctAAAGGGACTTCAATTTATAGAAACCATTGCCCATGATGTCGCGCAAGAATAATCCATTTCGAAAAAATGATAGTGGTTCAAGTACTAATCGATCCTCCGGGGGAAACCCTTTGGGTCACTTAACGGGCAAAGCAATCGGCTATGAATCTCCGAGAACCAATGAGAACGCCACTACCGAACCGGCTTCGACATCCGAGGAGAATAACGAGAATGTACCTAAGAACAGTAATGGTACGCCGACCGGCCTAAAATTTATGCCCTGGTTCGAGAGTAACAAGGAACAGCTGAAGCAGGAAAATCCGGATGCTAGCGATGCGGAGCTAACCAAAATCGGAATGAGACAATTCAAGACTCTGCACGGCTCGTCGTCGCTGCCGCGAGTTTCCAGCGAGAAACGGAAACTAGACGACGGAGAAAGGGGCGAGTCCGGTGTGGCCAAGCTGGCGAAATTCGGCTTCACAAAGGCAAGCTAGAGTAGAGAGACtgtgtttatttttacttttgtaATTGTTTAATTCACGTTAAAAAGTAGGTACATTTATAAACGATTATTTCGGAAAGGACACaatgagagcgaaataattaaTTATCCGAAGTAGTACTGCTACAGTGCTCTCGCTGGGATGGGGTCGCACAATTAATGGTTTTGTGGTTCGGCGTGGGGAAAATGGTTTCTTGTAAATTCGTTCGAAAGAAAATGATGATTGACAGGCGACAGAAGGGCATGTGACAGATTGAGAAAAGCCGCACTCAGTGCGGTTTATTTCAAGTTGTGGACACTTTTTATTAACCGTATTTTACAGAGGTTTGCATtgaaatgaatttattttacaagGGCGAAACAATTGAACAACGTGTTGATTTGGAATTGAAAGCGTTTCGAATTGGTGTGAAATTGACAGCACTTTATGGATCTGTTAAATGTTTTTTACGAACCGCAAGCTGTATTATCATTCAAGTATTTCCACATAATATAATTGTCGAAACATCATTTTTGCGGAGCAATAACTGATATAAACACATAATTAAATAGCAAAACAATTCAAACCATAGGTACATCGTGGTTAATTATTGTAACTTATTTCGTCCTTGTGTTCCATTAATTTTAAACACAATGCACCGTGCAATGTAGGATGGATGTGACTGCATCCTCTATATTTAAATTAACAATTCAAACTCCACCTTGCAAATCGGCAAATCGGTTTGGTGGGAAACAGGAATTCAATTGCTTTCCACGGTTTCATGCAGTTTCACCCTCACTGAAGTGACAAACACACGAGAGACGCCCATAAATGCAGGCAGCACCGCACCGCGCCGTACCACAGAGGCCAAGAGAGGCTCCTTCTCTCCCTTACCTTTTCATTCCGATCGTTTGATGCGATTGATGTCGCATTGCTACAATGCTTGAGATTGCTGCCTGCCTTACATATATGTATATTCTATTGTCGATCGTCCTCTGCTCGAGGAGGGATTGTCGATTCTACCGTAATTATGTTGCTCGTATTGCAGTATGCTTCTAAGCATAAACCGGGGGAAACATTTTCCTCAAAAGATTTTCATTAGTTGTTTTTATCGTGAGGGGAAACGTACCTTTTGCAAAAAAAGTTACTCTTGCACGATTACAAAGCAATTAATCCGCATTCGATGCACGTGAGTGACAAATATTGTTTTGACCTTTTTCCCGTGGAATTGAGCTTCTATTTTCCCAACCTGACTCCCAGAAGAATTATTGAATGTGAAACCCGGAAAACGTTTAGATTCCCAAGAGAACCGAACTGACTTTCTGGTTGTTCTGGTTTGGTGCGTGAGAAACTTGCATAATCATTCGAAACTTGCAAACCaaaattcccaaaaaaaaatccactAATTTAATTAACTTGATCAAATCAATCGCGTTCGGTATCTGTCAGATACCGTGCGCTGGTACAAGCCAGAAACAGATTTGCACTTAATTGGGGTTGGCCGCTAACAAGCCCTCCTTTAATTAATGGTTTGCCGCAGCAGGAATAATTGCATCATCACCTTCCATTCATTGCAGCTTCCACAGAGGACAATCGGGAATGCGTGATATCCCTTTGCGATGTTTTGTTTGCAACTTTTTAAAGTCATACCACTTATCACGCACGTGGTTTCGGTCGTCGCTGGCGCTGCCTTGCTGGTTCGTTCGCTCGATTCTAGCAGATGGCTGTATTGATGGCAAAATTGACTTTGAAAATTTGTGCGAAACAGTTGCCACAGTTTGTGAATCCCCGTTTAAAGCAACTGACAATGACGTAAAAATGGGAGTGAATTTGTTTTGGCTCATTGAATGGCTTTTGTCTGTATGGTCAAGCGATAACGACCGGCCGTTGGCCGGTCACAAGATCCACTTGAAAGGCTTTTAATTTTGAGCAACAGAAGAAGCGGTCACTCGGCTATTATTGTTTTGCAGCAAATTTTCAAGTGATGCTGGATGTATGGTTAATTCAATTTGGCAAAGTCAATTAAGCGTCGGAAAAGGGGGCCAAGAATGTTTATTGGTTTATCTCTCCTCTGCGGAAGGTTACTTTTAACAGTATGAATAAGAATAAGTTGCCATAACATATACAGTTCTTCGTTTCGGTCAATCAAACTCATCGACAGCTGTACAATCGTGTTGTGTGCGAGCATATGGCTGCGGAAATGCAAATCAGGGGGAAAGAGTTACCATGTAGGATTCCCTTTCATATTCTCGGATTCTCATCCAAGCGCACGAAATTAAATTTTCTCCTCCACTCAATCATCAGTTTATCAATTTCGCATCGAGGGCAACCGCTTATGCTTTCCACTCAACAGTCACACTTATTGATTCATGTTCCGACCGTTCATCATTCCAGGAAGTCTTCAAATACTATTTTCGATTCATAATTGATTATCCCTCATcccgatgaaaaaaaaaatggaacgttCCTGATGAAGGGTTCAGTTGACTTCCTACGATCGGTCAGTTGATTGGCTGAACGCAATGCGACAGATTTGCTGGATAAAGCCGTTACAAGTTGTTTTGCTGCCCTCCGATGTTTTAGTAATCAATATTCGCCCAATCATCGTCCGATGAATTCCGATCAATTGTGAAGCCGTGTGCCAGCGGAATACCAAATTCATCGAGATGCATCATCAATCATGGTTATCTTCAAAAAGAGCTGAGGTGGTGGTTAAATTTTATGTTTGCGACTTGCTAACATGACATGCTGTTTTCGTTACCCGTTGATCGAATGTGGCACACTTTTTTTCATTGAAAGgataaaaatgataaataaaaaTCCTTGTCAGTGTCAACGTTTAATTCATTGATAATTTAGATGGTTCCGGTTAATAACTCTTTAAAAGTATGTTTTCTAAAACCTGACTGTTCAATATAGTTTCTAGACGAAATTTCATTAAAATGGCTTGTTGGTCACTTGTGAATTtaagtacattcaaaaataaaCTTTGAGGATGAATAGTCACCATACGTATATAAATATATTCTGGCATCTAAAGTGTTGAAAAATGCAAAAGataaaaattctatttaacgTTTTCTCAcagcaaaattttgagaaatgaACTTGCTTATTTCGAGATTGTTTTTGTGCTAATTTTGTGCATTCGGTAAGAAAAATCTAAGAAGCCAAGGTCAAAGGATCAAAGGTCAGATTTTTATGAAATTATATTTTCGGGCTTGTGGATTTATTATTGCAAACGATAGGTATTGAAAAAATTGGATAACTCCCATTTTTCCACGCAACTCCGAgagaaattttccgattttctcgtGCATTTCTT is part of the Sabethes cyaneus chromosome 2, idSabCyanKW18_F2, whole genome shotgun sequence genome and harbors:
- the LOC128736687 gene encoding WD repeat and HMG-box DNA-binding protein 1 — its product is MPFKRSDMRFGHIAGNTNVVFQADGRKIISAGNDGDLRIWDGFTDDDAISTCVAENVWAMLQYENRLLIANDLNMVQAFKYPEFEKDGIEFRFTAIVTCVVRNEKYIAAGSEDGTVKVKPTDREEFELNGLEGPVLSMSLSPNDKLAATCGDGKLRVWNLKTKELVKTIDDFRKIKTFEKNIYFGNPTFEPVQGKVMAYPKGGKIVVLKTSSWEEQKILEHPEISSDFTICAFSPLGDFLAAGTDKGEMAIWDYYTGKTLTGEVGSIFPYAVVGLAWNPNNSGEIVICDDQGQIGNINDIAPDVAEDENDLMEMAEKEAEDDDMDIAEMYSKHVAEEKIVHDDSDDDDENCISINKVKSQYTTHDDDDLVSKLLGNAEEAGSQRSGDDDDRRSVMSERAAVKSFPMQDYFQSGSTPDYLEHRYLIYNHVGIVRGHKDDKENSIEVEFHDSQKHHGIHLNNYLNHTMAGLSETVLAMACTSDVEEKGSKLVCINLVAFGNREWSYSMPGTEGIVGVVASDKIVVVATDTRLLRIFTVRGTQREIISVPGPLVSMAAFGDHVLVAYHRSPPNEDQQINLMLITCVKFKLRCRDIPVPLSPRSEIRWLGYSDKGSPVVYDSAGIMRLYHASANFWFPILDAEQHRVGASDSLFIVKVSESAQQAQLIVCRGAKFPLTNPRPIPMNANFQHPMCEMDSEKGTLEDELVRSIYLKGDEADKILKETAVKLFALACRSEMEQRAKELIETIGSSQLIPIVIKYASKIKRFHLADSLAPLLPTFQEQEKEEEKQELEAARENAAMVSELEHINVEAVTKKDITPKIKPLPMMSRKNNPFRKNDSGSSTNRSSGGNPLGHLTGKAIGYESPRTNENATTEPASTSEENNENVPKNSNGTPTGLKFMPWFESNKEQLKQENPDASDAELTKIGMRQFKTLHGSSSLPRVSSEKRKLDDGERGESGVAKLAKFGFTKAS